Sequence from the Penaeus chinensis breed Huanghai No. 1 chromosome 5, ASM1920278v2, whole genome shotgun sequence genome:
AAATGCGATAAGAGAGAATTTGAATCATAAAAAGCGATTATCTAATATACAAAAGTACTCTCATGCATATTTCGATCTTGTTCTCATCCTTTAATAATATAGAACAAAGCTCGTAAAAGAGCCATGGACGTATTAGGCTTCAGGCTGAGCTTTCTTTACCTTTGGAACTTCGAAGGTGgaacttgttctttctttcttcacttacatagatacatatgtatatgtgatgtacgtatatttgtgtctatatatacgtaagcatgcacacccacccacacatacatacatatattatatatacacatacataaatacttatatatgtatatatatatacctatatgtatatacatgtacacatacatctatatctggaaatctacctatatatatatatatatatacatatatatacacacatttgtatatgtgtatatatatgtacattatctacctatatgtatgtgtatatgtgagtatatgtgtgtgtgtgtatctgtgcgtatgtttgcatatatgtgtctatacatatatatatatatatatatatatatatatatatatatatgtatacatgcatataaataaatgaatttatatactcatatatatatatatatatatatatatatatatatatatatgtatatacatgaccatatatatatgtatatacatgactatatatatatacatatacatttatttttatgtgtgcatatatagacagatattatatgtatatatatatatatatatatgtacatatatatgtatacatatgtatgtgtgcacatatataaaatgtagagATGCAAACatccttgtatttatatatatatacatacatataaattcaatTACTGTTAAAGAAAATCTAATTCATCGGAGAAACCTTGCCCCGAAAACATTCCCCAAATAACCATAACCTGTCAGCCTCATTGATTTTGATTGACAGATTTCTTGTTCCTGTGTTTTTAATATTCACAATTAAAGAACATAGGTTAGTTTGTGAAAATGAATTGAACAAGGCATTGCAAGTATCACTTACTTGCTTTACCCGCACAATTCACTATATGTATTGATACTTTCATTAAACGCATCCATAATACATGCAAAGTAATTTATTCTATCAGAAACCATCACGGTCTTGATGGACAAAATCTTCATAAAACCTTTGGCAAGTGACCTCCTCGTAAGCCTTTTTGAGGTCGTTATGCGAGGGAATTGATAAAAAGCTCACCATTTCATATTTCAGTATCTCTTCTAATATCAACTCCTCTAGATTCATAGATCAGATGATGGAATGTCAGTTATGTTTTCACTATCagctatataatgtatgtgttgaGCGTATgctttatacacatatttttgtgtaCAGTCACTCTCCCGTGTagcaaaatagatatataacaaccgaatatttaattaaagatatatgtttatatacaaatagatgtgcatgtgtgtatagatatgcatatatatacatatatgtgtgtttgtacatgtccATGTAATGCTAAATTACTAAAAAACAGCTTTGTACCAATTGattcatacagacacatgtttgtatgtgtgagatcatacacagatgtgtgtatatatatgtacatagacacatacgcgcgtatgtttatacatgcttCAAAAAGGAAATGTAAACGTTCCGTCTTATCGTGACCTACATTTCCTCTCTGCGGGGTATATAAAGGTAGCAGGCTTGCGAACCACCATCACTTCTTGCAGCCTGCATTAGAAgtacatcaacattatcaacatgaaGACAGTAAGCGTTTCTAAGCATTCTGGCTCCATAATGTGCTAgaaagtagtggtaataatgggaacataaacaatatttactcatatattaaCGTTCCAGCTGCTTCTGTCCCTGCTGGTGGTTGTGGCTGTGGCTGAGAGACCGCCTCTCTCCTACGACGCCCCTGCACCCCACACATCCTCGCCCGTTCAGCAGATCCCCATCATCCGCGACGAGCGAGTCCATCCTGCCGCTGACGGAACTTACAGCTTTGACCTTGAGACTGGAGATGGCATCGTCAGGCACGAGTCTGGCGGTCCAGGTGGCGCTCAACAGGGAACCGTTAGGTTAGTTCATTTACTCTTCATATTTTTGCACTTAAACATAAAAGTGTGTATGCCTATTTCGGGTACACAGGGCATTTAAACGACGTGAAAGTAAAAGTTGTGCCTatcgtgcatatacacacacgcgcgtatatgtgcacgtatatatgtgtctatataaaaacTATGGTTTCTTTTCAGCTTCACCTTCCCAGATGGTCAGGTCTTCAATCTCCAATTCGTCGCTGATGTTAACGGTTACCAACCTCAGTCGCCCTTCCTGCCCGTCGCCCCTGCattcccccacccaatccccgcccacgccctcgaaCAGATCGAACGTGGTCGACTTGAACTCGAGGCTCGCGCCCGCGAAGAACAACGTCAGTCATCAAGCCAGGGACTGGCCAATCCTTCTCGCCTCTACGGTCAACCTCAGTAAAGTGTTTTCCCATTGAACTTCGACAACAATATGCTCTTGTTACCCTGACATTCTacttttttggggtttttgtttttgtctttatcccCAACAATGGGAATGCGTTTCGTTATGCACCgtgttatatctatttataaataaatatatatcaagattTTTGTTAGTATTTCTGTACAATCTGATATCGTAGTATACGAACCttagaataattacaataattatcattgtttataactattattattataaattaaacaaaaaaagtcGTTTTCACATGTGACGTTACGTGTCAACTATActgtacctataatatatatttcttcaaaatatcagaccacaatatatatatcaccaacTGCCTTCATCAATCTAATGACTTGATCCCTTCATTTGATCCACCTGTTTAGTAGATTAACAATAATTAGATGCCTTATTTTCAGCAAAATGACCTTTACTGCAGTCACATAAACCAAGTATCAACAAGAATATCAAAACTTCGTTAAcggattatttgtgtgtgtaaaacaaagtATGTTATGTCGacataaaatatagtaatgattttgattaCTGAACATTACCATAGCCAGTGCGCATCATATTCTAAGGAATTTTATATAGGATAGGATGAGCATGCGgtaatacagatatgtatgtgaatgaatttatttatatatgaatgtgagagaaagagagagagaaagatcacgtGTGAAACAAATTCTATATACTTGGAAACGGCCACACCAGTTTCAACTTAAACATAGCTGCTACAATGTGCTTTATtagaaatatgtaaaataaactaTGTTAAGATCGTTGTCTCAGTAGTAAAACtttcctccccggcggggaatcgaaccccggtctcccgcgtgacaggcggggatactaaccactatactaccgaggaatttgAATTCTATTGAGTACAATTAGAAATATATCAAGCTTTTTTTAATTGACATATAAGTCTTTTCACACACCTTATTAATTATGTCATTCTTCAGTATGATCATGCCGTATGttgactttttgttgttgtttttattttcgaaTAAGCAGACATAGATCATTCGACTCTTAAAATTCGAAATGATAAGTAATGAAATAAATTTAAACTTTCACTGGAACGCCTGTTTCATTTAGATGTTCAATTTATATCACTTATAATCCCTGGGTTTGAAGGTGACCAGAATTAGAAAAGCCTGAATGGGGTGGAATTAATTTTAATACAagctgtattatacatatatacatatatgtgtgtgtgcgctgtataatttatctatatgtgtgtgtgtgtagttatgtataaGAACCACttcattgcagaaaaaaaaaatatatatatatatttattaaacatatataaaaagatatagatatgggtgtgtatgtagaaaTGTGCGCAATGCTTTATATCAAttgttacatatgtatgtgtacaaatatattcatatctacacatacacacataatatataaagcaGGGGTTTAAAAAGGGGAATATTACGTCTTATCGCGACCTACATTTCCTCTCTGAGaggaatattattaatactaacaacATGAAAATAGTAAGTCCATTTCTTAACATGCTTGCTCCATTATCAAATGCCTTAAAGTGTGAGTAGTATAAAATTAGTAAGATCAACTATATTTACTCACATGTATGAACGTTCCAGCTGGTTCTGTCCTTACTGGTGGCTGTGGCTGAGAGACCGTCCCTCTCCTACGACGCCCCTGCGCCCCACCCATCCTTGCCTGTTCAGCAGATCCCCATCATCCGCGACGAGCGAGTCCATCCTGCCGCCGACGGAACTTACAGCTTTGACGTTGAGACTGGAGATGGCATCGTCAGGCACGAGTCTGGCGGTCCAGGTGACGTTCAACAGGGAAGCGTTAGGTttgtttatttcctcttcatattttttaacTTAAACAGAAAAGTGTGTATGCCTATTTCACATTTAAACGAAATGAGTTTAAACGAAGTGAAAGTAAAAGTGTCTATcgtgcatatacacactcacgtatgtgtgcacgtatatatgtgtgtctatatcaaaCTATTGTTTCTTTTCAGCTTCACCTTCCCAGATGGTCAGGTCTTCAATCTCCAATTCGTCGCTGATGTTAACGGTTACCAACCTCAGTCGCCCTTCCTGCCCGTCGCCCCTGCattcccccacccaatccccgcccacgccctcgaaCAGATCGAACGTGGTCGACTTGAACTCGAGGCTCGCGCCCGCGAAGAACAACGTCAGTCATCAAGCCAGGGACAAGCCAATCCTTCTCGCCTCTACGGTCAACCTCAATAAAGTGTTTTCCCAATGAACTTCGACAACAATATGATCTTGTTACCCTAATATTCTACtttttttgtttaagttttttttttttgtctatatcctCCACTATGAGAATGCGTTTCGTTAGGTACCgtgttatatctatttataaataaatataaatcaagatTTCTGTCGTATTTCTGTACAATCTGATATCGTAGTATACGAACCtcagaataattacaataattatcattatttatagctattattattttaggtaaaaaaaataattccatttTTACATATGGTGTTACGTGTCAACTATACTGTACCTATAATAGATATTCTTCAATATATCAGACCACAATATATATTCTACCAGTTGCCTTCACCATCTATCGACTGTATCCCTTGATTTGACCCACCTGTTCAGTAAATTAGCTATAATTAGATGCCTTATTTTCAGCAAAGTGACCTTTTCTGCAGTCACATAAACaagtatctatatgaatatcaaAACT
This genomic interval carries:
- the LOC125025547 gene encoding cuticle protein AM1199-like; the protein is MKTLLLSLLVVVAVAERPPLSYDAPAPHTSSPVQQIPIIRDERVHPAADGTYSFDLETGDGIVRHESGGPGGAQQGTVSFTFPDGQVFNLQFVADVNGYQPQSPFLPVAPAFPHPIPAHALEQIERGRLELEARAREEQRQSSSQGLANPSRLYGQPQ
- the LOC125025548 gene encoding cuticle protein AM1199-like, coding for MPCSIYITYNPWLVLSLLVAVAERPSLSYDAPAPHPSLPVQQIPIIRDERVHPAADGTYSFDVETGDGIVRHESGGPGDVQQGSVSFTFPDGQVFNLQFVADVNGYQPQSPFLPVAPAFPHPIPAHALEQIERGRLELEARAREEQRQSSSQGQANPSRLYGQPQ